A region of the Rickettsiales bacterium Ac37b genome:
GGGAATGCCAATATTAATTAAGTCTTGACCAGTAATTGGAGGGGATATAGGATGCCAATTATTAATTATATTTAACGTGTCTTGTAATTTTTGTTCATTAATATAATTATTTTTTTGTAATATTTTAGCCCACTGTAATATAACTAGATCATATACATAATTTTTATCAGCTAAGCGGAGTATTTTATATAAATCTTTTGTAGTTTCTTCGCCTGTTATATAAATTTGTGGCTTAGTAAGATAGCATAAATGGCGTTTATCTTTAGATGAAAGTTTCCAGCGTATTACAAGTTCTTTTACTGTTTGATTACTTTCTTGACATAATAAAGCGGCCAATCTCCTGATTGGATTAATAGATATATTAAATTTATATTCTATTCTAAGTAAGAATTTTAAATAATTAAAGTCTATATTAAAATAATTTATTAAATAAGATAAAATGTTTGTATTATGCATTAATAATAATACATTATCAAAAGTAGGAGCTTGTAGTATTTTATACATTTCAGTTTGTATACGCTCTCCTGAAAGAATATTGATCCCTTTAGCTAGCTCTTTGCATGCCAATAAAATACTTGATGCTAATGGTTTTTTGCCATAATAGGCAAAAAAGCGAAATAACCTAAGTATACGTAGATAGTCTTCTACAATGCGATTGTGAGGATCACCAACAAATCTTATAATACCATGGGTTAAGTCGTCAATGCCATTAAAATAGTCATGTATTTGATTGCTAAGCGAATAACTCATAGCATTAATAGTGAAATCTCTACGAGCAGCATCTTCTGACCATGAATCAGTAAATATAACTTTTGCATGTCTACCGTTGCAATATATATCACGTCTTAAGGTAGTAATTTCGAAAGCTTGTTTATCAAATATAGCAGTGATTGTGCCAAAATCTATACCAGTTTTTAATGTGTGTATGTTATAACTATGCATTATAGCAAGTGTTTCGTTAGGCAATAAGGTTGTAGCAATATCTATATCTGAACATTCTTTATGTAGATATGCATCTCTCACGCATCCTCCAATAAATCGGGCCTGTTTACCTGAGGACTGTAAAATATGTAATAAATTTATAGCGCTTTTATGGTTATTAAGAATTGCTAGAGACATGGAGAAGTAAGTTCACATTTATCTATAAGGTTGTATATGCTGGTATTAGGTGTAATCGCAATATAACCTATATTTATTTCTGCTATTATATTGATATTGTTATCAATTACAATAGGTGAAGAATGTATTTTATGTTTTATACGAGTTGCAACTGTCACAGCATCTTGAGCACTGCAATTGAATAGTATAACTCCTAAAGTATTATCCTGAAGAGAACCTATAACATCTTCCATACGTGTACACTCATTGTATCTATGTACAATTTCTGTTATAAATTGTTTGGTAATGGTTGTACCGTAATTTTTTACAATATTACTATAATTAGATATGCTGATCATCGCGATGCAGGAATCAATAGGATTATTACTGATAAACTCTGATACTAAAGATAAACATTCTAAAAATGCTTGTTTGTTCATTATGCCTGTTGCTTCTTCTGTTCTTGCAGGATCTGCTCTGTTAGTTTGTAACTGTTGTTTTAATTGATCTATTTTCTCGTATAAGGATATATCTCTTATTAAAAGCTCTATAACAGGATTACTATTGTTTGATAAAGAGTAGAATGCCTTTATTGTAACATTTACAATATTGCCGTTGCGACCTATTATTTCTAATTTACGCATTTTATTTAATACATTGGCAAGATCACTACTATTATCTTCAAAATCTAAATAACTACTAATTTTTTCGACGCTTGTTGGCGTCATAATTTCATACAAAGAATGGTTTTTTAATGAATTATTGTATTGACCTAGCAATTGTTCGGCAGCATGATTAACGTTTTGTATTTCTAAAATTTTCTTATCATTATTTTGACATACCGAAATAACAGCATCGCTTTTTCTTCCTGCCGTTATCATATTTGTCCTCCCGTTAAACAAATTCACGTATAAAATATAGCAAATCTTATATAAAATATATAGTAATTAATAAGAAAATTAATAATTTTTATAGAAAGCTAAAAAACATGTGTGATAATGTTGATATTATTAAAAACTTTGTACAGATAATTTATCTGTAATAATACAAACATTGCTTAGATGATTCGTTAATTTACATAATTTACTTGCTGTATTAAATGAGTGAATAGGGCCAGCTCTAACAGAGATTAAATTATTATCATCATATAGAGGTCTAATTATTTGGATACGAATTGGATATGTAATATTTTGTCTTAAAATATTATTTATAATATTAATTTTTCTCATATTTAAAAGTTTAATTTCAATCCAAAGACTATTATTGTTTTTGTCAAATATATTGACATTTTTATTAAAAGATTGATTTTGTGCAGAAACATTCATAGCCTGTTTTATGTTAGATTTTTTCACCATGTTTTGCTGTGTTAAAGGTAACGATTCAGCTATGTTAGTTATTTTATCATGATTTTCTGTATTACTATCAGCTAAGGCTAAGTGATTTTGCTGTGTTAAAGGTAACGATTCAGCTATATTACTTATTTTATCATGATTTTCTGTATTGCTATCAGCTAAGGCTAAGTGATTTTGCTGAGTAGAAGCTACTTTTTCAGTTGTAATAAAAGAAGTTTTTGACAATTCTTTAATTGTAGAAGTTGTTTTTTTATCTTTATAAACATTAGAAGTAACTAAAATATTACTACCTGAAGGTAATTCTATTAAATCTTCTTTTGCTAATACATAGGTAGATGGCTGCTCATTATTAGGTACAAATATTTTTTTAATTGACATAGAAGTTGTTAAGTTTAGTAAATTATTACGTTCTGTAGTATTTATGTTATCTAAAACTTTATGTTTAAGAAGAATTTGAATAGCATCTTTATTATTATTTTCGAACATTAATTCAACAGCATTTTTGTTATATTTATTTTTTTTGAAAGGATCAGCTCCATGTTGTATTAAGATATCTATAATTTGAGGATATTTGTATGCCACATGTAATGGAGTATTGCCCTGAGAATTAGAGGAGTTGATATCTACATCTTTTTCGACAATGTATTTTACAATTTCTAGGTTATTATTATAGTATTATTATAGGAGGCCATTAACAATG
Encoded here:
- the cca gene encoding CCA-adding enzyme; its protein translation is MSLAILNNHKSAINLLHILQSSGKQARFIGGCVRDAYLHKECSDIDIATTLLPNETLAIMHSYNIHTLKTGIDFGTITAIFDKQAFEITTLRRDIYCNGRHAKVIFTDSWSEDAARRDFTINAMSYSLSNQIHDYFNGIDDLTHGIIRFVGDPHNRIVEDYLRILRLFRFFAYYGKKPLASSILLACKELAKGINILSGERIQTEMYKILQAPTFDNVLLLMHNTNILSYLINYFNIDFNYLKFLLRIEYKFNISINPIRRLAALLCQESNQTVKELVIRWKLSSKDKRHLCYLTKPQIYITGEETTKDLYKILRLADKNYVYDLVILQWAKILQKNNYINEQKLQDTLNIINNWHPISPPITGQDLINIGIPPGNELGKLLKEAINFWEENDYRPTKNEIIHYITSKI